GCGGTACTTCGTCCGCAGCCGCTCGGTCCAGCGCAGCGCCTCCCGCCGTTCGCCCGAACCCAGCAGCAGCCCCAGTTTCGACAGCGCGCGGGCCCGGGGCAGCGTCACGTTCCGCTCGATCGACAGGTCCATCACCAAGCCCTCCTGCCGCCGGTCCTCCGGAACGAGAGCCATGCCCGCGGCCATCGCCGCCCGCGCCGAATTCGGCCGCAGCTTCTTCCCGTTGACCCGCACGATTCCGGCGTCGCGCTCGTCCACCCCGAACACCGCTTGGACCACCTCGGACCGGCCAGAGCCGACCAGCCCGGCGAACGCGACGATCTCGCCTGCCCGCACCGAGAACGACACGTCGCGGAACACGCCTTCGCGGGTCAGGCCCTCGACCTCGAGCACGACCGCTCCGGGCTCCACCTCCTGCTTGGGAAACAGCGCCGCGAGATCCCGGCCCACCATCCGCCGCACCATCGTGTCGACAGTGACCTCGTCCATCAGGTCAGTGGAAACGTGTTTGCCGTCGCGCATGATCGTCACGCGCTGGCACAGATCGGTGATTTCCTCGAAACGATGCGAAATGAACATGATCGCCGCGCCCTCGTCCCGCAGCGCCCGCGCGACCGCGAACAGCCGCTCCACCTCCACCAGGCTCAGCGCCGCGGTCGGCTCGTCCATGACCAGCACCCGGGCGTCCGCACTCAGCGCCTTCGCGATCTCGACGATCTGCTGGTCGGCGATCGAGAGCCCGCGTGCAGGCCGCGCCGGATCGATCCGGACCCCGAGACGCGCGAAGAGCCGCTCAGCCTCCGACCGGATCGCGGCCCGGTCGATCCGGCCGAAGCCCTTGCGCGGATGACGGCCCATCACGATGTTCTCCGCGACCGACAGATCCGGGAACAGCGTGGGTTCCTGGTAGATCACCGCGATCCCGGCTGCCTTCGCGTCGGCTGGCGACGAGAAGGCGACCTCCTTCCCGTCGAGCAGCAGCGCGCCCCGTTCCGGCCGGTGCACCCCGGCCAGCATCTTGACGATCGTCGACTTGCCCGCCCCGTTCTCCCCCACCAGGGCGTGCACCTCCCCGGCGTACAGCGGAAACGACACCCCGTCGACCGCCGCGACCGCGCCGAACGACTTCGCCACCCCCCGGACCTCCAGCAAGGGCACCGGGCCCGGATCCTGCCGCATCATCGCGTCCTCCGGATTGAAAGGTTTCAAAATCGGTGTCGACGACGCTACTATGACGGAGAACACGAAGTCAACGCTCACCTTCAGCCAGTGATTATCCAGCTACACTGCACGCTGAGCCTGCTTTATGACGTTTCAAGAGGGGGTCGCGATGACGGTGACCGGGGTCGACGGGCCAGAGCCCGCGGAGAACCGTTCCGCCGGGATGAAGGACGTCGCGGCCGCCGCCGGCGTCTCGCTCGGTACGGTGTCCAACGTCCTCAACCGGCCCGAGCGAGTCAGTCCCGCGACGCGCGCCAGGGTCGAGGCCGCGATGGCCGAGCTGCGGTTCGTGCGCAACGAAGCCGCCCGGCACCTCCGGGCCGGACACAGCCGAATGCTGGCCTACGTGATGCTCGACGGCCGCAACCCGTTCTTCACCGACGTGGCCGGCGGCATGGAAGACGCCGCGGAAGAAGCCGACCTGTCGCTCTTCATGTGCAACAGCGCCAACCTCGCCGCCCGCGAAGCCGCCTATCTCAACCGGCTGGAGCAGCAGCGCGTGCAGGGCATCTTGATCACTCCGATCGACCCCGATTCCGCCCAGCTCGACGAAATCGCCCGACGAGGCACCCCGCTGGTGATCGTCGACCGCAGGCGAAACTCCGCCAGCCACTGCTCGGTCGCCGTCGACGACGTCGTCGGCGGCGAAATCGCCGTCCGCCACCTCCTCGAACAAGGACACGAGCGGATCGCCTTCGTCGGCGGACAGCTGAACATCGGCCAGGTCCGCGAACGCCGCGAAGGCGCACTGCGCGCCCTTCGGGAGGCCGGACTCGGGCCGGACCGCCTTGTCGACCTGACCACCTCGCAAATGGCCGTCGCCGACGGCGGCAACGCCGGCCAGCGCCTGGCCGGCCTCCCGGCCGCGACCAGGCCAACCGCGGCGTTCTGCGCCAACGACCTCCTGGCGCTCGGCCTGCTCCAGGCCTGCGCCGCCCTGCACATGCGCGTACCAGAAGACCTCGCCATAGTCGGCTACGACGACATCGAATTCGCCGCAGCCGCAACCGTCCCGCTCACCTCGGTCCGCCAGCCGCGCCGCCAGCTAGGACGCACCGCCGCCGAGCTGCTCATCCGCGAGACCACCGAGACGGCGCACGAGCATGAACAGGTGACGTTCACCCCGGAACTGGTCGTCCGAGCGTCGAGCTACCGACGATAGCCCCTCCCCGCTGCTTCAGCTGCCGACGGTCCCGCCGCTCCCCCGAATCGGTCCACGCAGCTCCGGTGATCGGCGCAGTCTCGGACAACAGCAATTCCCCCATCCGTTGGCAGGGAGCTGAAGATCTGCCTTGCACAGCATCGCTGCTTCCTCGGGACGCAATGCCGCGTAGTACCTGAGCGCGAAGTACGCAACGAGCATCGGACCCGCGGATCGACGCGGTGCAATATCGCGGACCAGTATTTCTGGCGTTCCGGAAACCAGGAAGGCACCGCCGATCGAGTCGACCTCACCTAGGGCAAACAGAGCGTTAAGCAGGTTCGGGATACGGTGCTCGGCCAGGTCCGCGGCCGCAGCCCATGCTCCGAACGCCCCGAGCGGCATCGCAGCCGGCCAGATCCACGACGGGCCAGGCAACCACTCAGACATCGGCAACGGCCGCGGTACCGAGAAGAGCCACGCCCAACAGACAGCGGATCGGCCCAGCTCTCCTGAGCGCGCCGCGGCTGATCCGCGAGCGACCTCGTTCAGTGGGCACGGCCCTCCTCGACCTTCACTTCCGCGCCGTACCGAACACCTGCGTCGCCGCGCCGCGCAGGCCGGTAGTGCCACTCTGGCCCGGACTAGGCGTGTAACGCGCTCCAGCCCAGCGACTCCCAGTGGGATCGCATATGGGCGGAGGGCAACGGCATGGGGTTCGAGTTCCATCCGCCGCCGAACTGGCCGCAGGTTCCCCCCGGGCGGACTTCCTCACCCGGCTGGCGTCCGCCGGCAGAGTGGCCCGAGCCGCCAAAGAAGTGGCAGCTGTGGACGCTCGATCCTGAATCGCCTACCCCGGCAGTTCCGGGCCAAGCGGATGTCGGCCCGGCTGCAGGAAAGCCTGGATTGTTCGGCGCTCGCAAGCGGGCTCGGGAACTCGAGGTCAAGCGCAGAGCAGGCCCACCAAGATTGGGATCAATTCTATCAGTTGCCCTGGAGCGCCGCGGGTTCCCGACCTCCCCTAGCGCTTCTGGAAGATCGATTGAAGTCTCATCTAAATTCTCCGCCAGCACTCCATCAATCGAATCAATAGCGACTCGAACATCGTCGCTAGCCCACCCGATGCGAATGAAGAATTCACTGCGCGACAGTGCTTCCACTGATTCGCTCACACAGGCCAGAAGTCGCTCCAGCTCAACCTTCGTCACAGTGAGAACGAATCCGACGCCACCACGATTAACATGCATGATTCACCTATTCGGATCGATTCGGGACTCGAAGTTGCCCCTTGAGCGCCTTCCCGGTGCCGATTTTTGCGTATGCGTCAAGGTAATCAGCGAGCTGGTTGTCAGTCATTCTCAGATCGTGGGTCATCTTACCCTTGTCACCCCGGTGTCAACCAAAGTCTGGGCTACGTCCTCGTCAATCCGGCCGTGAACCGCTGCGCGATTACGGCACCCGCGATGCGCAACCAGCGCAGTGGTTCCGCCATCGCAGCCTCAGCCGAACCAGCAAGAACCGTAAGATCCGTTCCGATGGCAGGTGGCTGGATGGCGAGCCGGCCCGCGACGATGACGGGCTGCACCCGGTGCGCCCGGCAGCGGCTCAACAACGACCCCACCAGCTTGCCGGTCGCTGACGTGGCGTCGAAACAACCTTCTCCGGTGACCAGGACGTCGATTCGATCGAGGAGTGCGGTCAAGCCGGAAAGCTCGGCGATCGCGTTCGCGCCGTCGACGATGCTGCCTCCCCAAGCAGAAAGGCCGAACGCGGTACCGCCCGCCGCACCGGAACCGGGCGCGTGCGGGTCAGCGGCGGAGCAGGCACCAAGGACTGCGCCGAACCGGGCGAGAGCAGCATCGAGTCGAGCGACTTCGTCCGGCGTCGCCCCTTTTTGCGGGCCGAACACTCGTGCCGCACCGTCGGGTCCGGTCAGGACAGTCCTGGTGTCAGTGAGCAGCCGGACGCCCCCAGGCGGAAGCGGGACGAGCCTGGTCAGGTCTGCCCGGTCGACCTGCAGCAGGGCCGCGCCCCCCAACGGCAATTCGGTGCCCTGCCTATCGGTCAGGCATGCCCCCAATGCCTGCAGAGCACCCGCTCCGCCGTCCGTCGACGCGGAACCGCCCAGCGCGACCGTGATCGACGGGGCACCGGATGCGGCGGCCGCCCGAACCACCTCGCCGAGACCGCGGGTCGTCGCACCGGCCGGATCGGGAGTGCGCAGCATCGGCAGACCGCACACCTGCGCCAGTTCCACCACCGCGCTGCCGTCCGGCAAGCGCAGCCATCGTCCTGGTACTGGGCGGCCGTCCGGCCCGGCGACGGAGTCCGGTGTGCGTTGCCAGGCCGCACCGGGAACGCCGGTCTGGATGACGGCCGCGGTTCCTTCTCCGCCGTCGGCCTGCGGCAGCAGGATCAGCTCGTCGCCGGGCCGATCGGTTTGCCAGCCTTCCGCCAGCGCAGCCGCGACCTGCGCGGCGGACGCCGAGCCTTTGAAGGAATCCGGCGCGAAGAGCACCCGCAGCTGGTGCGTCATGTGATCGAATAGCCGCCGTCGACCGGCACGACCGCTCCGGTCACGTACCGGGCGGCGTTCGAGACGAGGAACGTCACCACATCGGCGATGTCCGCGCCGTCCGCGAGCCTGCCGAGCGGGATCCTGCTGAGGACCCGATCGCGGAATTCGTTCCGCCCCAGCAGGTTTGCCGTCATCGGGGTGACCACGTAACCGGGTGCGACGGCGTTGACGCGGACGCCGGACGGCCCGAGCTCCACGGCGAGCCCTTTGGTCAGCTGGACCAAAGCCGCCTTCGTGGCACCGTAGGGCACGATGCCGGCGACCGCGCGGTCGGCCGACAACGACGCGATGTTCACCACCGAACCCCGCGCCTCGGCGAGCGCCTTCGCCGCGGCTTGGATCAACCGGTAGGTCGCCGTCAAATTCACCGACAACAGCCGTTCCCAGTCCTCTGCGGCGATGTCGACCGCGGCCGTCCGCACCTGGATGCCGGCCGCGTTGACCAGCATGTCCAAGCACGGGCGAACCGACAGCACCCGATCGAGCACGCGCCGCGGAGTCTCCGGACCGCTGAGATCTTCCACGATCGCGCATCCGCCGAGGTCCGCTGCGAGATTCTCGGCTCGCTCGTCGGCGTCGACCACCGCTACCCACACGCCCTGCGCGGCGAGCCCACGGGCGATCGCCGATCCGATCCCGCCCGATCCGCCGGTCACGACGGCGGTCTTGCCGGCCAGCCCCTCACCCGCCATCCGGGAATTCCTCACTGTCGTCGGCACCTTTCCTCTTCCGGTTGCCACGTCCTGTTGGCTCAGACCTGGCCGCGGAGACTGATCCAGCGGCGTTCGGTGAACAGATCGAGATTCGCGAGACCGCCGAAGCGTTCGCCCGCACCGGATGCACCGACCCCGCCGAACGGGACATGCGTCTCGTTCAGCGCGGTCATCTCGTTGACGTGGACCATCCCCGCGTGCAATCGACGGGCGATCCGCCAACCACGGTGCACGTCCCGGGTGAACACGGAGGCCGAAAGCCCGTACTCGGTCCGGTTCGCGAGTTCGACCGCGTCTTCCTCGTCGACGGCCTCGGTGACGGAGACGACCGGAGCGAACGTTTCCTGGTCGAACAGAGGCATCCCGGGCCGGACTCCGGTGACGACGGTGGCCGGCACGAATCGGCCGTCCTGCCCGCCGCCCAGTCGCAGCCGCGCACCTGCAGCCACGGTGTCGGCCACCAGCTGCGCCGCCCGTGCTGCTTGTTTCTCGCTGATGAGCGGACCGAGGTCGGCGTCGGGATCCAGCAGCGGGTCCGCCGTCCGGAGCGCCGCTGCCTGGGTGAGAACCCGCTCGACGTACTCGTCGGCGATCTCCCGGACGACGATGTGGCGACCGGTGGCGATGCAGACCTGTCCTTGGTGGACGAACGTGCCCGCGACGGCCTGCTCCACTGCGAGGTCGAGATCCGCGTCCGCCAGCACCAGCGCCGCATTGTTCCCGCCCAATTCGAGCGCGACCTTCTTCAGTGTGCGCGCGGCGATTGCCGCGACCTGGTGCCCCACCGCGCTCGACCCGGTGAAGTGGATCAGGTCGACACCAGGGTGCTCGACCAGCGCCGGTCCGGCCGCGTGCCCGGGAAGGACTTGCAGCAGCGCGGGCGGCAATCCCGCGTCTACCAGTGCGTCGTGCCATGCCAGCCCGCCCGCGTGCGGGGTTTCCGGTGCCGGCTTGACCAGCACAGCGTTGCCGAGCGCGAGGGCGGGCGCGGTAATCCGCAAACCCAGGTGCATAGGGAAATTCCAGCCGGTGATCAAGCCGACCACGCCGATGGGAAAGCGCTCGACGACATTGGTGCGCCCGGCGACTGCCGAGGGGATCAGTTCCGCCTCGGGGTGCAAGGTCAGCGCGCCCGCAGCGTGCAGCTCCTCGATGCTGTCGCGTACTTCTCCCTCTGCCTTGGATCTGGTGCTGCCCGTTTCTGTCATGACCAGATCGACGAGTTCGGACGATCGCGCGTCCAGGGTCGCTGCCGCGCGCCGCAGAACAAGACGTCGCTGCGGTGGCGGGGTCGCCGCCCATTCGTGTTGCGCTTCGGCAGCCAGTGCGACGGCTTTGCCAACGTCGTCCGGGGTGGCATCGGCCGGTTTCGGGGGCAGATTCATCGGGGTTTCTCCTTCAGGCGGGTCGGGGCAGCAAGGACCGGCTGATGATCAGCCTCTGCATTTCGCTGGTGCCCTCGTAGATGCGGGTGATGCGGGCGTCGCGGTAGAGGCGCTCCGCCTCGTACCCGCGGATGAAACCGGATCCGCCGAAGGTCTGGACCGCGGTATCTGCGTGCCGGACAGCGCCCTCGGACGCCGTCAACTTCGCCATCGAGCACAACACACCGGATTCAGCGGAGCCGTCGCCCAGCGCTCGGGCGGCTTCGGCGGCCAGCGCCACACCCGCGCGCAGTTCGGTGTATGCAGTCGCGAGCGGAAATGCGATCGCCTGATTGGCGCCGATCGGCTGGCCGAACTGGCGCCGGTCACCGGCTTGGTCGACTGCCGCGGCCACCGCGGCGCGGCTGATGCCAAGCGCGAGTCCTGCGATGCCCAGACGGCCTTTTGCCAGCACCTCCATCATGTAGCCGAAAGCCTTGCCCTCCTCGCCGAGCAATGCATCCGCGGGCAGCCGCACGTCGGAGAACACAAGACCGCCGACCTGGCTGGCACGCTGTCCCATCTTGTGTTCGTGGTAGGCCCTGGTCACGCCGGGCACGGCCAGATCCACGACGAACACCGAGATTCCCCCGCGTTTGCCTTTCTCCGGATCGGTCACCGCGAGCACCAGCGCGAAATCCGCGACCGGCGCGTTGTGGATGTAGATCTTCTCCCCGTTGAGGACCCACCCCGTTCCCTCCCGTACCGCTCGGGTGGAGATGCTGCCGAGGTCGGAGCCGGAACCGGCTTCTGTCAACGCGTAAGCGCAGGTCTGTTCGAACGCGAGCAGCGGGCGGAGATAGCGCTCGTGTTGTTCAGGCGTGCCGAACGCCGCCAGCAACGAGCCGATCAGCTCGATCAGCCCGCACTGGTCGGCGACAGAGGCGTAGCCGTAGGACAGCGCCTCCATGACGAACAGGTAGTCGAGCGGGCTCGCCCCCATTCCGCCGAGGTGCTCGGGCACCGTCGTGCCGAAGATGCCGATCTTGGCCAGCTCCGCGTACAGCTCGCGGGGGAAGCGCTCCGTCTGGTCGAGTTCCGCGGCCACCGGACGAATCTGCTCGGCGACGAACTCCTCGACCAGGTTCCGCTCATCCGCGCCGAGGGCCGCGGACGGGACGACGCTGCGCCGCAACGACACAGTCATGTTCTCTTTCCTTTCACTGCAAGGGTTCTTGTCAGCTCACTGCGGGATTTTCTTCCCGGCGAAGCGTTTCGGGCATGACCAAGACCGCGACCCCGCCCACCGCGCTGAGGACCATGAGGTAGACCGCCACGCCCCACGGCGATCCCCCGCCCCAGGCCACGAGGGCCGCGGAGACCAGCGGCGCGGTTCCGCCGACGACGGCGGCAGGTATCTCGCGTGCCGCGGCGATCCCGCTCCACCGCGAGCTGGCGGGGAACAGCTCGGACATCAGCGCGCCGGCCGGACCGGACGTCGCGCCCTGGCTGATCCCGATCCCCAGCGTCATCGCCAGCCCGATGACCCACGGCGACGAAGAGTGCAGCATCCAGAACATCGGCCAGGGGAACACCAGGCAGAACGCCGCGCCGCCGAGCAGGACCGGGCGGCGGCCGACCCGGTCCGCGAGCCGGCCGAACGCGACGATCAGCGGGATGGCGAGCAGCTCCGCGACGATGAGACAGGCCAGCGCGGTGCCGGAGGGAGCGTGCAAGGTCTTGGTCACGTACGAGAGCACGAAGACCTGCATCACGTAAGCCCAGGGGATGACGAACGCGAACAGCGCCATCCCCTGCAGCACCTGCCGCCGATGGTTTCGGGCCACCTGGAGAAGCGGGGCTTTCTCCAGTTCGCCGGCGTCGCGCACGCCCGAGAACTCCGCAGTTTCCTCCACCCGCAGCCGAAGATAGCCTGCGACCAGCACGATGACCGCGCTCGCCAGGAACGGCAGCCGCCAGCCCCAGCTGGTGAAGATCTCGTGCGGCAGCAGAGAGAACAGCGCGAAGACCGCCGTCGCACCGCCCGTGCCGACATAAATGGCCGCGCCGGGCAGGCTGCTTGCCAGCGCCCGTCCCCGGCTTGAGGTCGACTCGGTGACCATGGTGATGGCGCCCGCGAACTCCGCTCCGGCGCCCGCGCCTTGCACGAGCCGGAGCACGACGAGCAGGATCGCCGCCCAGGGCCCGATCAATGCTGCCGTGGGCAGGGCCCCGATCAGCGTAGTCGAAGCTCCCATGACGATGAGCGTCAGGAACATCATCGGCTTGCGGCCGATCCGGTCTCCGAAATGCGCGAAGATCAGCCCGCCCACCGGACGGGCGCCAAGCCCGACTGCGAACGTCGCCAACGAGGCCAGGACCCCGCCGAGGTCGCCGGCTCCCGGGAAGTACAGCGGACCGAAGATCAGCGCGGCCGCCAAGCCGTAAAGGGTGAAGTCGTACCACTCGATGACGGTTCCGGCGACGCTGGCGCGAAACATCCGCCGACGCTGCAGCCGCGCGGCGTCCCCGTCGGTGGATGATGCACCGCGCCCGGCGGTGACTCGTGGTGTCGGCATGTGTGCGTGGTCCCCGTTTCCGCGTCGATGCGTACCGACCAGCTCGGTAACCGGTTTCTACACGATTCACCCGAGGCGCGTCAACAGCGCCTCAGACTGCAGCTTTTACACCGCACAAGGGCCATTATCGGCCGGGTATTGCTGTTAGACTCACCGCCGATCTTGGGTCAGAAACCGGTTACTAGATGATGAGGAGCTTCCGGTGAAGACAGTCGTGGTGCGCGAACCGGGCCGAGTGGCGACGGAGGACGCCGCCCCTCCCCGTGAACCCGAGCCGCACGAACTCGCCCTGCGCCTGCATTCCGTCGGCATCTGCGGCGGCGACCTCGCGCTCGTCCGCGGGCGGAACCCGCTGGTCTCCTATCCGGTGGTGCCCGGACACGAGTGCGTAGCCATCGTGGAGCACGACCCCGGCGGCCGGCTCGCCACCGGCTCGTCCGTGGCGATCTATCCGACAGCGTCGTGCGGCGATTGCCGGGCGTGCCGGGCCGGCCGGTTCAACAACTGTGCCGGGATGCAGGTGCTCGGCTTGTCGGATCCGCGGGGCTGTCTCGCCGAACGCTTCGTCCTCCCGCGGTCGCAGGTCATCCCGCTGCCTGCCGGGCTGGGCGAACGGGCCGGCGCACTGATCGAACCGCTCGCAGTCGCGTCGCATGTCTGCGACCGGTCGGCGCTCGGCCACGGTGACACCGCACTCGTCGTCGGCGCGGGCGCCATCGGACTGGCCACTGGCCTCACCGCGCGGGCCAACGGCACCGAACGCGTACTGTTCGCCGACACCCTCCCGGAGCGTGTCGAGGTCCTGGCACGCTTGGGCTTCGCGGATTTCACCGTGTGTCGCGAGGACGACCTGATCGCCTGGGTCAAGGAACGCACGGGCACCGTCGACGTCGTGTTCGACACCGTCGGCCTCACCTCGACCGCGGCAGTGGCTTCGGCTGTGCTCGCCGGCGGCGGACGCTACGTCACGATCGCCGCAGCCAAGCCCGGCCACCGGATCGAACTCGACTACCAGGCGTTCTACGAGCGCGAACTCACCCTGGTCAGTTCGCGCAACTACACCCCGGCCGATTTCCGTTCCGCGATCGGACGACTCGAACGCGGCGAGGTCGACCCGCTTCCCCTGCGCACCGCCGTGTACGGCCTGTCCGGCGCGGCAGCCGCATTCCACGAACTCCTCGAACACCCCGAGCGCAACGTCAAGGTCTTGATCACCCCGGACGACCTTCTCGGCACGACACCGCTCCTGACCGGGGTGCAACGATGAAGGTCGCCATGCTCGGAGCAGGCTTGGCGGCGGGCGGACATCTTCGCGCGCTCGCGGCGCTCGACGCCACAGTCGTCACGGTCGCGACCCGCAGCCCGCAACGTTTCGCCCGCATTCGCGAGCGATTCCCCGGTGCTCGCCAGTGCTGGCCGCCAGAGGACGCCATGGACGGCGTCGACCTGGCGCTGATCCTCACCCCGCCCGCGACGCACCTGGGCCTCGTTCGCGTCGCGGCCGGCCGCGGGATCGACGTCGTTGTGGAAAAGCCGCTCGAAGTCTCGGCCGAACGCGCCCGGGCGCTCGTCGAGGTCGCCGAATCGGCCGGAATCGGCCTGGCCGTCTGCTACCAGCACCGCGCGAAGGAAGCCGGACGCGCGCTGCAGCGGCTGGCGGCCGCGGGCGAGCTCGGCCAGCTCGTCGGCGGGAACCTCCAGATGGCCTGGTGGCGACCCCAGTCCTATTACGACGAGTCCGGCCGCGGGCAGCTGGCGCGAGACGGCGGCGGAGTGCTGATCACCCAGGCCATCCACACCCTCGATCTGCTCGTGTGGGCAATGGGCCGTCCTCGGCGCGTGCTGGCGACATCGGGCCGCTCTCCGGCGCACACGATCGAAGCCGAGGACACTATGGCGGCCCTGCTGGACTACGGCCCCGGCGCCACGATCAGCCTCTTCGTCACCACGGCCGCCGGGCAGGGCGCACCCGAGCAGTTGACCCTGGTCGGCAGCGCGGCGACCGCAACCCTGCACGGGCCGCGGCTGACGCTGCACCGGATCGGCGCGTCCGAACCGGAGATCTGGGGCGACGCAACGGGATCGGGCATCGAAGCGGACACGAGCCGGATGCCCGCAGACTGGCACACCGAGCTGCTGCGCGACGCGATTTCGGCCTTCTGCGAGAAACGGGAACCGCTTGCGAGCGGAAGGTCGGCGCTGGCGACGCAATCCGTGGTGCAGGCTCTCTACGACTCCGCCGCGACCGGCTCCTGGGCCGGCTGAACGCGGGCCGATGGCTGGCCCCGGTCACCGGCCCGGGCCAGCCATCGGCGACGGTTCACACGAACGCGAGGACGTGTGTCCCGACGAGCACCGTCTCCCCTCGTTGGTTGGTGATTTCGATGTCCGACACGGCTCGGCGCCGCTCCTGGTCGAGCGACGCCAACCGGTACGTGACGGTCACTGTGTCGCCGATGCGCACCGGCCCGACGAAGCGGATCCGGTCATAGCCGAGCGACACCGCGTGCCCGCCGATCAGCGCCGCCATCTGGGTGGACGCCGTCGACGAGAAACCGAGAACGAGCACACCGTGGGCGATCCGGCC
This sequence is a window from Amycolatopsis benzoatilytica AK 16/65. Protein-coding genes within it:
- a CDS encoding SDR family NAD(P)-dependent oxidoreductase, with protein sequence MAGEGLAGKTAVVTGGSGGIGSAIARGLAAQGVWVAVVDADERAENLAADLGGCAIVEDLSGPETPRRVLDRVLSVRPCLDMLVNAAGIQVRTAAVDIAAEDWERLLSVNLTATYRLIQAAAKALAEARGSVVNIASLSADRAVAGIVPYGATKAALVQLTKGLAVELGPSGVRVNAVAPGYVVTPMTANLLGRNEFRDRVLSRIPLGRLADGADIADVVTFLVSNAARYVTGAVVPVDGGYSIT
- a CDS encoding MFS transporter, encoding MFRASVAGTVIEWYDFTLYGLAAALIFGPLYFPGAGDLGGVLASLATFAVGLGARPVGGLIFAHFGDRIGRKPMMFLTLIVMGASTTLIGALPTAALIGPWAAILLVVLRLVQGAGAGAEFAGAITMVTESTSSRGRALASSLPGAAIYVGTGGATAVFALFSLLPHEIFTSWGWRLPFLASAVIVLVAGYLRLRVEETAEFSGVRDAGELEKAPLLQVARNHRRQVLQGMALFAFVIPWAYVMQVFVLSYVTKTLHAPSGTALACLIVAELLAIPLIVAFGRLADRVGRRPVLLGGAAFCLVFPWPMFWMLHSSSPWVIGLAMTLGIGISQGATSGPAGALMSELFPASSRWSGIAAAREIPAAVVGGTAPLVSAALVAWGGGSPWGVAVYLMVLSAVGGVAVLVMPETLRREENPAVS
- a CDS encoding acyl-CoA dehydrogenase family protein; translated protein: MTVSLRRSVVPSAALGADERNLVEEFVAEQIRPVAAELDQTERFPRELYAELAKIGIFGTTVPEHLGGMGASPLDYLFVMEALSYGYASVADQCGLIELIGSLLAAFGTPEQHERYLRPLLAFEQTCAYALTEAGSGSDLGSISTRAVREGTGWVLNGEKIYIHNAPVADFALVLAVTDPEKGKRGGISVFVVDLAVPGVTRAYHEHKMGQRASQVGGLVFSDVRLPADALLGEEGKAFGYMMEVLAKGRLGIAGLALGISRAAVAAAVDQAGDRRQFGQPIGANQAIAFPLATAYTELRAGVALAAEAARALGDGSAESGVLCSMAKLTASEGAVRHADTAVQTFGGSGFIRGYEAERLYRDARITRIYEGTSEMQRLIISRSLLPRPA
- a CDS encoding LacI family DNA-binding transcriptional regulator — translated: MKDVAAAAGVSLGTVSNVLNRPERVSPATRARVEAAMAELRFVRNEAARHLRAGHSRMLAYVMLDGRNPFFTDVAGGMEDAAEEADLSLFMCNSANLAAREAAYLNRLEQQRVQGILITPIDPDSAQLDEIARRGTPLVIVDRRRNSASHCSVAVDDVVGGEIAVRHLLEQGHERIAFVGGQLNIGQVRERREGALRALREAGLGPDRLVDLTTSQMAVADGGNAGQRLAGLPAATRPTAAFCANDLLALGLLQACAALHMRVPEDLAIVGYDDIEFAAAATVPLTSVRQPRRQLGRTAAELLIRETTETAHEHEQVTFTPELVVRASSYRR
- a CDS encoding glycerate kinase; the protein is MTHQLRVLFAPDSFKGSASAAQVAAALAEGWQTDRPGDELILLPQADGGEGTAAVIQTGVPGAAWQRTPDSVAGPDGRPVPGRWLRLPDGSAVVELAQVCGLPMLRTPDPAGATTRGLGEVVRAAAASGAPSITVALGGSASTDGGAGALQALGACLTDRQGTELPLGGAALLQVDRADLTRLVPLPPGGVRLLTDTRTVLTGPDGAARVFGPQKGATPDEVARLDAALARFGAVLGACSAADPHAPGSGAAGGTAFGLSAWGGSIVDGANAIAELSGLTALLDRIDVLVTGEGCFDATSATGKLVGSLLSRCRAHRVQPVIVAGRLAIQPPAIGTDLTVLAGSAEAAMAEPLRWLRIAGAVIAQRFTAGLTRT
- a CDS encoding alcohol dehydrogenase catalytic domain-containing protein — its product is MKTVVVREPGRVATEDAAPPREPEPHELALRLHSVGICGGDLALVRGRNPLVSYPVVPGHECVAIVEHDPGGRLATGSSVAIYPTASCGDCRACRAGRFNNCAGMQVLGLSDPRGCLAERFVLPRSQVIPLPAGLGERAGALIEPLAVASHVCDRSALGHGDTALVVGAGAIGLATGLTARANGTERVLFADTLPERVEVLARLGFADFTVCREDDLIAWVKERTGTVDVVFDTVGLTSTAAVASAVLAGGGRYVTIAAAKPGHRIELDYQAFYERELTLVSSRNYTPADFRSAIGRLERGEVDPLPLRTAVYGLSGAAAAFHELLEHPERNVKVLITPDDLLGTTPLLTGVQR
- a CDS encoding sugar ABC transporter ATP-binding protein — translated: MMRQDPGPVPLLEVRGVAKSFGAVAAVDGVSFPLYAGEVHALVGENGAGKSTIVKMLAGVHRPERGALLLDGKEVAFSSPADAKAAGIAVIYQEPTLFPDLSVAENIVMGRHPRKGFGRIDRAAIRSEAERLFARLGVRIDPARPARGLSIADQQIVEIAKALSADARVLVMDEPTAALSLVEVERLFAVARALRDEGAAIMFISHRFEEITDLCQRVTIMRDGKHVSTDLMDEVTVDTMVRRMVGRDLAALFPKQEVEPGAVVLEVEGLTREGVFRDVSFSVRAGEIVAFAGLVGSGRSEVVQAVFGVDERDAGIVRVNGKKLRPNSARAAMAAGMALVPEDRRQEGLVMDLSIERNVTLPRARALSKLGLLLGSGERREALRWTERLRTKYRRLGDPVATLSGGNQQKVVLAKWLAMAPRVLIVDEPTRGIDVGTKAEVHRLMSSLAAEGVAVVMVSSELPEVLGMADRVLVMREGRIVAEIPRSDADENSVMFAAMGQGAAA
- a CDS encoding aldehyde dehydrogenase family protein, coding for MNLPPKPADATPDDVGKAVALAAEAQHEWAATPPPQRRLVLRRAAATLDARSSELVDLVMTETGSTRSKAEGEVRDSIEELHAAGALTLHPEAELIPSAVAGRTNVVERFPIGVVGLITGWNFPMHLGLRITAPALALGNAVLVKPAPETPHAGGLAWHDALVDAGLPPALLQVLPGHAAGPALVEHPGVDLIHFTGSSAVGHQVAAIAARTLKKVALELGGNNAALVLADADLDLAVEQAVAGTFVHQGQVCIATGRHIVVREIADEYVERVLTQAAALRTADPLLDPDADLGPLISEKQAARAAQLVADTVAAGARLRLGGGQDGRFVPATVVTGVRPGMPLFDQETFAPVVSVTEAVDEEDAVELANRTEYGLSASVFTRDVHRGWRIARRLHAGMVHVNEMTALNETHVPFGGVGASGAGERFGGLANLDLFTERRWISLRGQV